In a genomic window of Lepisosteus oculatus isolate fLepOcu1 chromosome 3, fLepOcu1.hap2, whole genome shotgun sequence:
- the med29 gene encoding mediator of RNA polymerase II transcription subunit 29: protein MASQQQQPQMSQAGGPQVQSGLQAPTLQQQQQQQQQQQQQQQQQQQQQQQQQLSQQQDFDPVHRFKMLIPQLKESLQNVMKIASLNLGHNTAIDNGVKSSDASVQRFDKSLEEFYALCDQLELCLRLAYECLSQSIDSAKHSPNLVPTATKPDTVQTESLSYSQYLSMIKSQISCAKDIHNALLECSKKIAGKGPSQGLL from the exons ATGGCATCTCAGCAACAACAACCTCAAATGTCTCAGGCTGGTGGACCTCAAGTCCAATCGGGGCTCCAGGCGCCCACCcttcaacaacagcaacaacaacaacaacagcagcaacaacaacaacaacaacagcaacagcaacagcagcagcagcagctgagtCAACAGCAAGACTTCGATCCCGTTCATCGCTTCAAAATGCTCATTCCGCAGTTGAAAGAGAGTCTTCAG aacGTCATGAAGATCGCATCGCTCAATTTAGGACACAATACTGCAATTGACAATGGCGT TAAGAGTAGTGATGCCTCTGTGCAGAGATTTGACAAAAGCCTGGAAGAGTTCTATGCCCTCTGTGACCAGCTGGAACTGTGCCTG CGACTGGCCTACGAATGCCTCTCACAGAGCATTGACAGCGCCAAGCACTCCCCCAACCTGGTTCCCACGGCGACCAAGCCAGACACAGTGCAGACGGAAAGCCTGTCCTACTCGCAGTACCTCAGCATGATCAAGTCCCAGATCTCCTGCGCGAAAGACATTCACAATGCTCTGCTCGAGTGCTCCAAGAAAATCGCAGGCAAGGGTCCGTCACAGGGATtactctga